The Oncorhynchus tshawytscha isolate Ot180627B linkage group LG08, Otsh_v2.0, whole genome shotgun sequence genome window below encodes:
- the tmed8 gene encoding protein TMED8 isoform X2, which produces MDGTNQPAEVNQQSPAGQQAMGGDVEESNSSGNSQNPGERKAQMPPLKPPSMWTSMAMKELKSKLRLEKDRVVTVKRGNILTVHVPTVPEGKQVCWEFATDSYDIAFGISFDWNPVTSQAITVHISESSDDEEEENQLEGLINPGDVEKGSKSLANSNIGEILPVYRLDSHMAVQGGSHEYPGEGTYLLKFNNSYSLWRNKTLYYRVYYSA; this is translated from the exons ATGGATGGAACCAACCAACCAGCTGAG GTTAATCAACAGTCTCCTGCCGGGCAGCAGGCCATGGGGGGAGATGTTGAGGAGAGCAACAGCAGTGGGAATAGCCAGAACCCtggagagagaaaag CCCAAATGCCACCGCTGAAGCCTCCCTCCATGTGGACCTCCATGGCGATGAAGGAGCTCAAGTCCAAGCTGCGACTGGAGAAGGACCGTGTGGTGACAGTGAAACGAGGAAACATTTTGACAGTGCATGTGCCCACCGTTCCTGAGGGAAAGCAAGTGTGCTGGGAGTTTGCCACAGATAGCTATGACATAGCCTTTGGAATCTCCTTTGACTGGAACCCTGTCACCAGCCAGGCCATCACGGTCCACATTAGTGAATCCAGCgatgacgaagaggaggaaaatcAGCTAGAAG GACTTATCAACCCAGGGGATGTTGAGAAGGGTTCTAAATCATTGGCCAACTCCAACATAGGGGAAATCTTACCTGTGTATCGTCTGGACAGTCACATGGCAGTGCAAGGTGGCAGTCACGAGTATCCAGGCGAAGGCACTTACCTTCTGAAGTTTAATAACTCCTACTCACTATGGCGAAATAAGACTCTGTACTACAGAGTGTATTACAGTGCCTGA
- the LOC112256710 gene encoding autophagy-related protein 2 homolog B, producing the protein MPWPFSESIKKRACRYLLHRYLGNFLQEKLSLDQLSLDLYQGTGSLAQVPLDKWSLNEILESVDAPFEVIEGFIQTISLTVPWASLLQENCALEVKGLEMVFRPRPRMASGLEPMYWSSFMTSSMQLAKECLSQRLTDDLGESFQPLEGLEKFAETIETVLRRVKVTFLDTVLRIEHVPENSKTGIGLEMRINKIVYCDETGEESSSVNVHQPTTFAHKNLQLEGVTVFWDEFSEAARAGFKSSPIPAETEAKLSPSWNPRIICEPHPQFTEPVSSATPFEPMQIGHLSGRIDLSLVLKQNQTMPGAKLDVDGQISTMIVLLSPRQLHLLLDMFGVFSGSGGPEWGKDKRNRPMQQEDEYRLHMELNRCLKKDSMMAGEDPDLFESQTTRTVSSREDVFFSMADMDMSHSLSSLPPLGEPPTVDLDLSLNSNYSPSPGESPSGNATNLWDDYLDVPRQREKQTQESPFLMRDSPLQHKLLRQTSHPTKAHGDESRPELVFRLTLGSLAVCVLHIDPLPPPDAAPSPLAPMAADFFRVVCSDQLPPAGFIQLRTAFDDACPYDHLRFVAQGMKVTYEHCQGSSLHSFSTDVSLGQMELLECLFPSEAQRGVSLRGVQYTELLTFDTPVTTEAPSATCLHLLYKLSERRGPQGGQVRLSTMPRKADFQVELGAVRSELDISIVDRLNSLLQPQKLVTTEMMASHMYTSYNKHISLHKAFTEVFLDDSRTPANTHVSIRVNAPVLRLVVRFPIPDLRSDQERGPWFKKSLQKEVLYLELEDLEVKTEFTGGSSPEQTKMELTFRELVGKFQEQEDQPAARFLRVSHTMDGDMTTSDSGKFDWPRVVLKVNPTAVHSILERVTAEEDEGAEGHSPEEEEEEEGGGAHSLKDVCDFGKPEPSPFSSRRVMYENEEMVIPGDVAEMTEFQEKTMSNSRFILELCLPNVQLSLPNKAFYEKLHNRINNDLLLWEPNAPSPVETVENMPYGVGLSVASQLINAAHYTKDSFSPFRSTGPEEEDSGSEEETMHHYSPASEQCFRSRRKKKPKAQSKTSQSLFSVILTVNHGLVALQTSAKQEDKTILNNRHGEFWLEVKNGVLFSVTQYEGYKDRHYICFHTSNICLYHQGLVEGDTPVSDIKLPCRTRPHWLEPAIYPSETDRASPSEGIGLEDHSMLSVAVKISSQNMERNVKEFLVAVGVRGTTLQHRVVPPKLGWYDQIVDFLNVSDEPVLGYIPPASVTTLHLHLWSCSLDYRPLYLPLRSLLVVETFSISSSVSLDHSSSTLRIILDEAALFLSDKSNAVSVNLMRDYVQVVDMGTLELRITAVKPGVDGELTEPRFELRCSSDVIHIRTCSDSCAALMNLIQYVASYGDLVPPPGPEAKSTCSKHRAKSEASSRPPSQAPPLPDAEQQMLQDLMSEAMEETDNQHSLALQHNGIHEEQNHDLDQPRSDLFLFPDESGNLPQELSPTYPTLHSPLITPAPILVPETDDFCILETPGSRADDRDEEPVVNKLIPDSIEIKDDHFGLPLDSSDSSRGALNFPVPELRYLIREISVIWHLYGGKDFGSSTFTSSPARSWGCTPHSSPSQTPVRQGRGGGRAGGGRGRNPDVLMEIQLSKVRFQHEVYPQVPVASGSAADQPVSRQVLIVQDLEIRDRLATSQMNKFLYLYSSKEMPRTAHSNMLTVRALHMCPETGQAPQECCLRVSLMPLRLNIDQDALFFLKDFFASLAAEVEMFSPPDQEALCVSMKKPSAPEVSCSFTKNGGGSQDPAPIISVPAQSRSSLSLNGLTLPSNSDSGESEVATASSFTDQPIFFREFRFTSEVPIRLDYHGKHVSMEQGTFAGIVIGLTQLNCSELKLRRLCYRQGLLGVDKLFSYAINEWLNDIKKNQLPGLLGGVGPIHSLVQLVQGFRDLVWLPIEQYRKDGRVVRGLQRGTASFGTSTAMAALELTNRMVRTIQAAAETAYDMVSPGSDEREMKRIKRFSHYRFAHQPVDLREGVANAYSVVKEGITDTALTIYDTATREHEQRGMTGAVGGVLRQLPPAVVKPLIMATEATSNVLGGMRNQIHPDARQEESQKWRQGEE; encoded by the exons ATGCCTTGGCCATTTTCTGAGTCTATAAAGAAGAGGGCATGCAGATACCTTTTGCATCGGTATTTGGGCAATTTCCTACAAGAGAAACTGAGTTTAGATCAGCTTAGCTTAGACCTCTATCAAGGCACTGGATCCCTGGCACAAGTGCCGTTGGACAAGTGG TCTTTGAATGAGATTTTGGAGTCAGTGGATGCCCCCTTCGAGGTAATAGAGGGCTTCATCCAGACCATCTCCCTGACCGTACCATGGGCGTCCCTGCTGCAGGAGAACTGTGCCCTCGAGGTCAAGGGACTGGAGATGGTGTTCAGACCCAGACCACGCATGG CATCAGGTTTGGAACCCATGTACTGGTCCAGCTTCATGACGAGCAGCATGCAGCTTGCCAAAGAGTGTCTGAGCCAGAGACTAACGGATGACTTGGGGGAAAGCTTTCAGCCACTAGAGGGATTGGAGAAGTTTGCAGAGACCATAGAAACAG TTCTGAGAAGAGTCAAGGTGACTTTTTTGGACACGGTTCTCAGAATAGAACATGTTCCAGAAAACTCCAAAACAGGAATCGGTCTTGAGATGCGAATCAACAA GATTGTTTATTGTGATGAGACGGGCGAGGAGAGCTCCAGTGTGAATGTGCACCAGCCCACCACATTTGCACATAAAAACCTGCAACTGGAGGGTGTCACCGTCTTCTGGGACGAGTTTTCAGAGGCGGCCAGAGCTGGCTTCAAATCCTCACCCATCCCAGCA GAGACAGAGGCCAAGTTATCCCCCAGCTGGAACCCCAGAATAATCTGTGAGCCACACCCCCAGTTCACGGAGCCTGTTTCCTCTGCAACACCCTTTGAACCCATGCAGATTGGTCACCTTAGTGGCAGAATCGATCTCTCGCTTGTCCTGAAACAGAACCAAACCATGCCTGGAGCAAAG ttGGATGTTGATGGACAGATCAGTACAATGATCGTGCTGCTATCTCCACGGCAACTTCACCTACTCCTGGACATGTTTGGAGTTTTTTCAGGCTCAG GTGGGCCGGAGTGGGGGAAGGACAAGAGGAACCGTCCCATGCAGCAGGAGGATGAGTATCGGCTCCACATGGAGTTAAACCGCTGCCTGAAGAAGGACTCAATGATGGCCGGGGAAGACCCTGACCTTTTCGAGAGCCAGACCACCAGAACTGTGTCCAGCCGAG AGGATGTCTTCTTCTCCATGGCTGACATGGACATGTCTCACAGCCTGTCATCCCTCCCCCCACTGGGGGAACCGCCCACTGTGGACCTGGACCTGTCACTCAACAGTAACTACTCCCCCTCTCCAGGAGAGTCTCCCTCTGGCAATGCCACG AACCTCTGGGACGATTACCTTGATGTGCctagacagagggagaagcagaCCCAAGAAAGCCCTTTCCTGATGCGGGACTCACCACTCCAACACAAGCTGCTGAGACAGACCT CCCACCCAACCAAAGCCCATGGTGATGAGTCCAGGCCGGAGCTGGTCTTCAGGCTGACACTGGGgagcctggctgtgtgtgttctccacaTCGACCCCTTGCCCCCACCAGATGCTGCCCCCAGCCCCCTGGCCCCCATGGCTGCTGACTTCTTCAGGGTTGTCTGCTCCGACCAGCTCCCCCCAGCAGGGTTCATCCAGTTACGCACAGCGTTTGACGATGCCTGCCCCTATGACCACCTCAG GTTTGTGGCTCAGGGGATGAAGGTGACATATGAGCATTGTCAGGGCTCCAGCCTGCACAGCTTCAGCACAGACGTGTCCCTGGGCCAGATGGAGCTGCTGGAGTGTCTCTTCCCCTCTGAGGCCCAAAGGGGTGTGTCCCTAAGAGGGGTCCAGTACACAGAG CTCCTGACATTTGATACCCCTGTCACCACTGAGGCACCATCTGCCACCTGCCTCCACCTGCTCTACAAACTGTCTGAACGCAGAGGGCCGCAG GGTGGACAGGTGCGTCTGAGCACCATGCCCAGGAAGGCTGACTTCCAGGTGGAGCTGGGGGCGGTCCGCTCTGAGCTGGACATCAGCATCGTGGACCGCCTCAACTCTCTGCTACAGCCACAGAAACTGGTCACCACAGAGATGATGGCCTCTCACATGTACACATCCTATAATAAACACATCAGCTTG CACAAGGCCTTTACAGAGGTCTTCCTTGATGACAGCCGTACTCCAGCCAACACTCACGTGTCGATAAGAGTCAATGCTCCTGTGTTGAGGCTGGTGGTGCGCTTCCCCATCCCAGACTTGCGTTCGGACCAGGAGAGAGGCCCCTGGTTTAAGAAGTCCCTGCAGAAGGAGGTTCTGTACCTGGAGCTGGAGGACctggaggtgaagacagagtTCACAGGCGGCAGCTCCCCAGAGCAGACCAAGATGGAGCTCACCTTCAGAGAACTAGTCG GGAAGTTCCAGGAACAGGAGGACCAGCCTGCAGCCAGGTTCCTCAGGGTCTCTCACACCATGGATGGAGACATGACCACCTCTGACAGTGGGAAGTTTGACTGGCCCAG AGTGGTGCTGAAAGTCAACCCCACCGCTGTCCACTCCATCCTGGAGCGTGTGACTGCGGAGGAGGACGAGGGGGCTGAAGGCCACTcccctgaggaggaagaggaggaggaggggggaggtgcCCACTCACTGAAGGATGTCTGTGATTTTGGGAAGCCTgaaccctcccccttctcctcacgCCGGGTCATGTATGAGAATGAGGAG ATGGTCATTCCTGGGGATGTGGCTGAAATGACAGAGTTCCAGGAGAAAACCATGAGCAATTCCCGCTTTATCCTAGAGTTGTGCTTGCCGAATGTGCAATTATCATTACCCAACAAAGCCTTTTATGAGAAACTGCATAACAG GATAAACAATGACCTGCTGTTATGGGAGCCCAACGCTCCCTCGCCTGTGGAGACGGTGGAGAACATGCCGTATGGAGTAGGGCTGTCTGTAGCCAGCCAGCTGATCAATGCTGCACACTACACCAAGGACAGCTTCAGCCCGTTCCGCTCCACTGGCCCTGAGG aggaggacagtggatCGGAGGAGGAGACCATGCACCACTACTCCCCTGCCTCTGAGCAGTGCTTCAGATCTCGCAGGAAGAAGAAGCCCAAAGCCCAGAGCAAGACCTCCCAGAGCCTGTTCTCTGTAATCCTCACCGTCAACCACGGCCTGGTGGCTCTGCAGACCAGCGCTAAG CAGGAGGATAAGACTATATTGAATAACCGACATGGAGAGTTCTGGTTGGAGGTGAAGAATGGGGTCCTGTTCAGTGTGACACAGTACGAAGGCTACAAAGACAGGCACTACATCTGCTTCCACACCAGCAACATCTGTCTCTATCACCAAG GTCTGGTGGAAGGAGACACCCCAGTGTCCGACATCAAGCTGCCCTGCAGGACGCGTCCTCATTGGCTGGAGCCGGCCATCTACCCCTCTGAGACTGATAGGGCGTCCCCTTCGGAGGGCATCGGCCTGGAGGACCACAGCATGCTGTCTGTCGCCGTCAAGATCTCCTCCCAGAACATGGAGCGCAATGTCAAG GAGTTCCTGGTTGCAGTGGGAGTGAGAGGGACCACACTCCAGCACCGAGTGGTTCCCCCCAAACTGGGCTGGTATGACCAG ATTGTGGACTTCCTGAATGTGTCTGATGAGCCTGTGTTGGGTTACATCCCACCTGCCTCAGTCACCACCCTTCATCTGCACCTGTGGAGCTGCTCATTGGACTACAG ACCCCTGTACCTGCCACTCAGGTCTCTGTTGGTTGTGGAGACATTCAGCATCTCCAGCAGTGTCTCCTTAGACCACTCATCCTCCACTCTCAG GATCATTTTGGATGAAGCAGCGTTGTTCCTCTCTGACAAGAGCAATGCCGTCTCTGTAAATCTAATGCGAG ACTATGTGCAGGTGGTAGACATGGGAACATTAGAGCTGAGGATCACTGCTGTCAAACCTGGAGTGGACGGAGAATTG ACTGAGCCCAGATTTGAGCTGCGCTGCTCCAGTGACGTCATCCACATCAGAACGTGTTCAGACTCCTGTGCTGCTCTGATGAACCTCATCCAGTATGTGGCCAGCTATGGAGACCTAGTGCCCCCTCCTGGGCCAGAGGCCAAAAGCACCTGTTCCAAGCATAGAGCCAAG TCGGAGGCTTCAAGCCGGCCCCCTTCCCAGGCCCCTCCGCTCCCCGACGCTGAGCAGCAGATGCTGCAGGACCTGATGAGTGAGGCCATGGAAGAGACAGACAACCAGCACAGCCTGGCCTTGCAACACAACG GAATTCATGAGGAGCAGAATCATGACCTCGACCAGCCTCGCTCTGACCTCTTCCTTTTCCCGGACGAGAGCGGAAATCTGCCACAGGAGCTGAGTCCCACTTACCCTACGCTCCACTCACCCCTCATCACCCCTGCCCCTATCCTGGTCCCAGAGACCGACGACTTCTGTATTCTAGAGACCCCGGGCTCCAGAGCAGAC GATCGGGACGAGGAGCCCGTGGTGAACAAGTTAATCCCAGACTCCATTGAGATCAAAGACGACCACTTTGGCCTGCCCCTGGACAGCAGCGACTCCAGCAGGGGAGCCCTGAACTTCCCTGTCCCAGAGCTGCGCTACCTCATCAGGGAGATCTCTGTCATCTGGCACCTGTACGGGGGGAAGGACTTTGGGAGCTCCACATTCACCTCCTCTCCAGCTAGAAGttgggg GTGTACCCCACACAGCTCCCCCTCCCAGACCCCAGTCAGACAGGGCAGGGGTGGAGGACGGGCCGGGGGAGGGCGGGGCAGGAACCCTGACGTCCTGATGGAGATCCAGCTCAGCAAG GTGCGGTTCCAACATGAGGTATACCCCCAGGTCCCGGTGGCCTCTGGGTCGGCGGCGGACCAGCCTGTGTCCCGGCAGGTGCTCATCGTGCAGGACCTGGAGATCAGAGACAGACTGGCCACCTCCCAGATGAACAAGTTCCTGTACCTCTACTCTAGCAAGGAGATGCCCCGCACGGCCCACTCCAACATG CTGACAGTTCGGGCTCTGCACATGTGTCCAGAGACGGGTCAAGCACCCCAGGAGTGCTGTCTGAGAGTCTCACTCATGCCCCTTCGCCTCAACATCGATCAG GATGCATTGTTTTTCTTGAAAGACTTCTTTGCTAGCCTTGCTGCTGAAGTTGAGATGTTCTCTCCACCTGATCAAGAAG CACTGTGTGTTTCAATGAAGAAGCCGTCTGCCCCAGAGGTCTCGTGCAGCTTCACTAAGAATGGAGGTGGGAGCCAGGACCCTGCCCCCATCATCTCTGTGCCTGCACAGAGCCGCTCCAGCCTCAGTCTCAACGGCCTCACCCTGCCCAGTAACAGCGACTCTGGGGAATCTGAGGTTGCCACTGCATCATCCTTCACTGACCAGCCCATCTTCTTCAG AGAGTTTCGGTTTACTTCTGAAGTTCCCATTCGTCTGGATtaccatgggaaacatgtttcaaTGGAGCAG GGAACGTTTGCTGGTATTGTGATTGGGTTGACACAGCTTAATTGCTCCGAGTTGAAACTAAGGCGGTTATGCTACAGACAAGG ACTGTTGGGAGTGGATAAGCTCTTTTCCTATGCAATAAATGAGTGGCTTAACGACATCAAGAAGAACCAGCTGCCAGGACTGTTGGGTGGAGTGGGACCTATCCACTCGCTGGTACAGTTGG TCCAGGGATTTAGGGATCTGGTGTGGCTCCCGATAGAGCAGTACCGGAAGGATGGTCGGGTTGTACGGGGATTGCAGCGGGGTACTGCTTCCTTTGGCACTTCCACAGCTATGGCTGCTCTGGAGCTTACCAACCGCATGGTGCGGACTATCCAG GCAGCAGCAGAGACTGCCTATGACATGGTATCTCCAGGATCcgatgagagggagatgaagagaataAAACGGTTCTCTCATTACCGATTTGCTCATCAGCCAGTTGACCTAAGAGAAGGAGTAGCCAACGCTTACAGTGTTGTAAAAGAG GGAATCACGGACACTGCTCTGACCATCTATGACACGGCCACACGGGAGCATGAGCAGCGTGGGATGACCGGGGCAGTGGGTGGGGTCCTTAGACAGCTCCCCCCAGCTGTGGTCAAGCCTCTCATCATGGCCACCGAGGCCACCTCCAACGTACTGGGGGGCATGAGGAACCAGATCCACCCAGACGCACGCCAGGAGGAATCCCAGAAATGGCGGCAAGGGGAGGAGTGA
- the tmed8 gene encoding protein TMED8 isoform X1, which yields MDGTNQPAEVNQQSPAGQQAMGGDVEESNSSGNSQNPGERKVYGCALAQMPPLKPPSMWTSMAMKELKSKLRLEKDRVVTVKRGNILTVHVPTVPEGKQVCWEFATDSYDIAFGISFDWNPVTSQAITVHISESSDDEEEENQLEGLINPGDVEKGSKSLANSNIGEILPVYRLDSHMAVQGGSHEYPGEGTYLLKFNNSYSLWRNKTLYYRVYYSA from the exons ATGGATGGAACCAACCAACCAGCTGAG GTTAATCAACAGTCTCCTGCCGGGCAGCAGGCCATGGGGGGAGATGTTGAGGAGAGCAACAGCAGTGGGAATAGCCAGAACCCtggagagagaaaag TCTATGGTTGTGCTCTAGCCCAAATGCCACCGCTGAAGCCTCCCTCCATGTGGACCTCCATGGCGATGAAGGAGCTCAAGTCCAAGCTGCGACTGGAGAAGGACCGTGTGGTGACAGTGAAACGAGGAAACATTTTGACAGTGCATGTGCCCACCGTTCCTGAGGGAAAGCAAGTGTGCTGGGAGTTTGCCACAGATAGCTATGACATAGCCTTTGGAATCTCCTTTGACTGGAACCCTGTCACCAGCCAGGCCATCACGGTCCACATTAGTGAATCCAGCgatgacgaagaggaggaaaatcAGCTAGAAG GACTTATCAACCCAGGGGATGTTGAGAAGGGTTCTAAATCATTGGCCAACTCCAACATAGGGGAAATCTTACCTGTGTATCGTCTGGACAGTCACATGGCAGTGCAAGGTGGCAGTCACGAGTATCCAGGCGAAGGCACTTACCTTCTGAAGTTTAATAACTCCTACTCACTATGGCGAAATAAGACTCTGTACTACAGAGTGTATTACAGTGCCTGA